The region TCGACCGAGCCGGCTCACTCATGGCCTTGTACGAGATCCGCGCGAAGTTGAAGGACCAAGATAATCGAAGCTTGCTCAAGCTTAGGGAGAAGATCACGTCGTTGCAGCTTGCGAGACAACAACAGGAGAGACTTGAGAAGGGGCCTACTTCGCTAACAGGGTTCGCTGGCGAAACCGCCAACAAGTCAAGATACAGTTATCCCAAACACTCATGAGATCTGGCTGGCGTTTACCACCGACAAAACAACTCAACGGGCAGCTGCTCTCATTGAGTATAGCACGACGGAACTTTCACTTACTCAACGATAGCAGCATCGATTATCGTATACGGCGTTATCATGGAGTTCGGGCCAGACAGGCTCATACAGACAGCCTTCTGGGATAGGGATCATGTTGTGGTTAATGGATTGGGTTGATATTGGAACTTGCATTTTCTTGTGAGGAGACACAAAACTGGTGCCGAGACTGATGGAAGGAACAACAGCACTGTCCTTACAGCTAGGTTGTCTGATATACCTTGCTGTTGAAAGATTACATGTACATACGTACCCTCGTCGCGATTGTGACAGTCTTGCCTTATTCACGGCTTGTGGTTGTAAGACTATTCTTTCTAAATCGATACAGCGGAGGATATTTTTGACTTCTGAAGCTCATTCTCTCTAATCATGAGTAATATGTTCTCAATCTCAACAATGCGACACACGACATTCTTCCAGTCCCAGTTAGAGAGGTGGTCGTGGTGCTGCCCCGCATTCGTTAGCATTTACTGTAGCACCCCAACCCCTGTCCCCGGCCCCTCTTGGCACCGCGTCAAGTGGATCCGGCCTGCAAATCGCGTCCCcactttttgtttcttcccAGGTGCTTGCCTGACAAACAGAAATTGCTGGCGGTCCAACTTTCTCTTTGGGAGCGCGTCACGACAACGTCCAATCTTTTGGAGGACGAGACAACAACGACCTCTGACAACATCCTTCGTTCCATTGAGTGGGCCGCTTGCTTCCATCACGTAGTTATATTTCAGTTTCTTCATTGCCGCCAGCCCGGCCAATCCTACCATCTACCGCCTCTTGGTTATTACATCTCGAGAGATTCAATCAccaaacagcagcagccatggcGACAGGCGTCGATGCAAAGCTCCTCAAGAGCACAAAATTCCCACCGGAATTCAACCAAAAGGTCGACATGACCAAGGTCAACCTCCAGGTTATGAAAAagtttgttttggttttttcGCGCTCTGTCCGTATCTCTTGTCGGAACCTCGGTCTAACAAGTAGAAATCAGATGGATCGCAGGTCGCATAACCGAAATCCTTGCCAACGAAGACGATGTTGTCATTGAACTCGTGTTCAACCTTATCGAATCCAGCCGCCACCCCGATATCAAAGCTCTACAGATTCAGCTCACTGGCTTTCTCGACAAGGACACGCCCGGGTTTTGCAAGGAGATGtgggggctgctgctgagtgCGCAGGATTCTCCCCAGGGCGTGCCGAAGGAGTTGctggaggccaagaagctggagctCTTGCAGGAAAagagggagcaggaggaggcgaggcaGAAGAGAGAGGATAGTGAGAATCAGAGGAGGGATAGCTTTCagagggggtttggtgggaggggtgatAGAGctgagagagggagaggtgctGGGGGGccgaggggagggggtagaTTGGGAGGTGATTCTTGGAGAGGTCCAGGTGGGAGGGACGACAACAGAGATCGGCCCTTTGGGAGGGGCAGAGGAGGTGATGAGAGACGGTCGAGGTCGCCGCCGAGATATCGTGACCgtgggggaagaggaggaccgAGGGGTGGCTTGAGGGATTCATATGTCCCAGGCGGACGGGGTAGTTCACCGCTCCGTCGTGGcggaagggggatgggagaTAGGCGGGATGATAGGCGGAGAAGGTCCAGGTCGCGCTCACGGTCGCCTTCTGTGCGCTCGGCTTCGTCCCGGTCTCGGTCTAGATCTCGATCTCTCTCTCGCAGCCCTAGtgtggatgggaagagaCGGTCCTATTCGCGATCGGCTAGTCCCCCTCGTCGACGCCGTCGTTCTCGCTCACCACTTCCCTACAGGGATACAGTCAAAAGACGCCGCTCCCCTGCCCGGGATGCCGACCGCCGTAGCCGGTCCCGATCAGTAGCATCCGACCGGGGCTCACCTTCACCAAAGCGTCGCCGTTATTCTCCATCTAGCAGCcggagcagaagcagaagcagaagcagaagcaggagcaggagccgCACCCGCAACCGCTCTCGCAGTCTAACACGCAGTCCATCCAAGATCCGAAATCGGCGGTACAGTCGATCTCCTTCCTATTCTTCCGGATCCTCTCGCTACTCCCGATCTCTTAgtcgaagccgaagccgaagccgaagccgaagccctccccccagaCGGTCAAGAGGTGGAAGCAGGAGTGTCTCCCCCGACATCAAGCGACATCGGAGTAGGAGCCGCTCTCGCAGTACGGGCCGTAGCATTAGTCCTGCTAGCTCCTACGGACGACGCCGATCCCGTTCCCGCTCTCCACGTCGTCGATCTCGTGATAGAAAACGTAGCCGCAGTGGTTCGAGGGAtaaaagaggaggacgaagcaGGGCCTCTTCTGCATCTTCACAACTTTCCAAACGGGACAGATCGGCTGATGGTTCAGGAGCTGAAGACAGACCCCCCAAAGCCCACCATGACGATGCGGCGGTGTCAAGCCAAGATCAGGTATGTTCCCCGAAGTTTCCAAGTATTTGCAAGATATGATGGCTAACTATTGCTTATGCTGCAGGAGTCCAAAATCGACACTGAGCAGCGggagaaggagctcaaggagaagatcaagcagATGAGATCCTCAAGAAGTAGTGACGTGGTTGAGGCTAACGGTGCTTGAAGCTGTTTATCACTTATTCGTTCATTGAACCACAtcagagaaaaaaaaaaaaaaaaaaaacaggaaGGACATTAGCATGGCTTTGGGAGACTCGCGTTTCGAGGCGTTGAGGTTTGGAAGGCGGCTCTGTGAGGACTACAAACCCCCAAAATATTGTCTTGGCTTGTTTATTTGAGCATATTTTTAGCAGCCTCTGTGTGGATCGCGTAGTAAAATAATAGCTGTGATAATATAGTGGCAAGGACGTGTACTTGAAATTTGTGTTGGGTTGTGCGGCATTAgagagggtgatgaagtTCTGAATGGTTCCTTCCCAGGATAtaggtacctacctggtTTGCGGTCGGAAGTCACTGCCCCGGATCATCACAGCTTGGGCGTTGGTGTGGTCTGATGAGAGGCAATTGAAGTCGTGACTCCCTCCTTTGTATCTTCTTGTGACGTGAAGAGTGGGTGGGGGCACCTTCCCCCACTCGAAATTACAAGTTCAGGCAGGAGGCAGAGCTTCCAAGtggaaagaaggaaagaagaTGGGAGTCGCATGCTCTGAGATAAAAGACCAGCTCCAGGATTGGTTGAGAAGCAACCCAATTCAATCCAAGTATCATCACTTGCTACCCGGCTTTATAACTTCAGCATTTTTTTTGCTACAGTCCATTCTTGCTTGTCTTGACATCCTTTCGGTTCACACGATATGGACTTAATGGCCTTCTGGAGGACGGTCTGGGACAGAGTGGACATCATCGTGGACATCATCAATATCGACTTTTGGCATCCAATTCGGCCTGCAGTACTCCGTATCAAGGCCGATTTGTTTGTTTTCCAAAAGTTCATCACTCGCCGGTCCTGGCAGGCTATCAGGTGGTCCTGGAGAAGGGCCTGGGAGTGGTTCTGGGAAGTTGCGGAGGCGGTCTTGACGGCTTGGTCGTACGTGTTTCTTAGTTCGGCTATCGGTGTTGCCTTTTTTAGCTGTGTTATCTGTTGGATGGTGTTCGGTTTTGATTTGCGGAGAGTCGTGGATTCAGTGTTGCCCCGAGCACGGCTGCTCCCCCCGCCGTCCTACACACCGTTACTCATGCCCGCACTATAATTCGACAACGCACTGCAACCACTAAGGGCTTCATCCCGGTCCACTGAGGCGCCAACAAGGTAAGAGGCCCAAGACTCGGTACCGCGACATGTCCAGGCCCGAGTTCTTGACTGACGCATTTTTAGACCAGGGAGGAAACAATCACTTTGCACGCGCACCACACCCCACGTTTACGCACCCACTCACTTTACACCGATTCAACGCGCTTTTTCTGCATCTCTCAACGCGTCTTTCGTCATCATACCACCTGCTTAACAACCAGTCATGGTAACGGAGAATACAACAGCTTCGaatggaggagagggaggcggagcTGCTACAACAAAACCTGTGGGGAATAACGCGACCGCGGGGGGGCATCAGAACACACCTGTTAAGAACGAGTCGTCTGCCGCAAATGGAGGAGGGCAGCAGTCGCAACAGTCACAGCaagcgcagcagcagcagcagcaacaacaacaacaacaacaacaacaacaacaacaacaacaacaacagcagcagcagcagcagcagcagcagcagcagcaggcggcgGCTGCAGCGGCGGCTGGAATCCCCTATTACGAGAAACAACGAGCGCAGCTTAAGGAGTtgttggcgaagaggagggcgcTGGATAAGAGACTTGTGGGTTTGACCCTTTCTGGAGTGACTGTGGGCAGGGAGCTAACGGGGATTGATGTAAACAGGCCGCTCAAGAAGAACACATTTTCCAAAAGGAAACGGAGTACCTCGAATCAACGCCGCACGGAAACATCATCATTGGGTTCGACAGCTATGCCaagggaggaggcggcgctgGGCAGGGACCAGGCGCTCCTTCGTCTTCTGCTGCGAGGAGaaagggcggtggtggaggtggtggtgggatgcaagggggggtgttgaatGATGCCAACAGGGTCTTTTCTCGTAGTTCGATTTCGTACAATCTGGCGGCACAGGCTCAGTTGGCTCAACAGCAGGCTGCCGAGGGTGTCACACCGGGTAGCACGCCAGGGCCTACGCCGATCAGTGGGAGTTTTGCTGGAGGAGACAGTTCAAAGGTTGGGACACCTACTAGTGCtgggggtgggaatgggggggggagtaaggcggggaagaaggggagcaGTAAAAGGCCAGTAGGAAGAGGGGCGGCGGGTGAAGGGGACGGAGATAGTGAGACTGATTCCCGTGATGCTAAGAAAATTAGGACTGGCTttggggcggggaggaagtGAGATCActtgaagaaggtggtgatgagcagGGACGGTATTGTACCAACATGGAAGTTGTGATTTTATGGTAGGATGGATGGGAGCGAATGGCATGATACCAATGgcgtttcttttttctttcttttttatctGGGCATGAGGTATGGCCTCAAGATGCAAATGGCGTTTAGACTGGCGGTGTTGACGGCATTCTTGTACGAGTAGTTTTATGGCAGTTGTCTGAACAAAACAGGATTGTATCTTGTCTGGAGGATCAAGTTTGTGTCGGACAGACTTTTCACGGGGATTAAAGGTTGCTTTGCATATGCTGGACGGGAGGTTTCCTATCCAGCACCGGGAATAAGGGCTGGAATGTTGCAATGGGGCCCGGAAGGCTCGGATGTCAAGGTTAGGAAGATGGCGAGATGTTTTGTCTCCTGCCGGATCTGGAAGTCCTGATGCTTACACCACTGGCATGTCGTGCCATGGTTCTTCCAACCATAGGCGGTGATTAGCGCCTTTGTGGGTTGAATCTTGGACGTGAACGGGTTGCTGCtagggggggatgggagaaTGGATTTAAAGAGTGAGAAGTGCTTCTCCCGATGACATTATTCTCATCACTCTTGAGAGTTTCTTTTCATTTATTTGCCAGATTTTTTACGTCAGAGATGGGGGAAGCTCAAGACCCAAGGTGGGACGGAtacgacgatgacgatgggagtggtggtgaagaagctcTAGCAGCAGCCGCAGGTCTTAGCTGTTTCTCAATGCGGGGTTGttcaggggaggggaagcaccttgatggttgtggtggtgctggtgctgcccCTCACTTGGACGgcaccaacagcaccaccgccattgTTGTCTCTGAGCTCAAACAATTGTTCCCCCGCAGCAGACGGCGATTATTATTCTTCCCAGGAGTAGAAACGACCTTTTTCTTTGTCTGTTTTACCACCCTCTTTTTCTTGgcattcatcatcaacccagcTATTGCCAGCCCGGTTTGGAGGGATTCAGCCGGCAACATGACCATCATGGCGACAAAGTTCACGCCCGAGGTGATGCTCTCTGCCCCGCGGCGGTCGGCTGCTGTGCCGAACGGTAACGGGACGCTGGCGCTGTATACCGTGTCGACGTACTCGTTTGGGGAGCATAAGCGCAGGTCGGAGGTTAGGGTGTTGACGATTGCGAATGGGCAGTCGAGTGTTGTTGTGGAGGGGAGTGGTGCTTCGGAGCCGaattgggttggggaggaggagtttgtttgggttgagggggttggggagaagggggagatggagatcaAATGGGGGGATGTGAGGGGGAATAAGGGGGTTGTGAAGaggtttgaggggggggttgggaatgtgaaggtgagggaggtggagagggggaggaggtgggttttGGGTTTTACGGTGGTGGTTACGCCTGGGGGGGAGATATATAACCCTgtgacggaggagaaggggttgtCGAGTGGGAGGGTGTATGATGGGTTGTTTGTGAGGCATTGGGATGCGTGGAGTTCGGAGAATAAGAACTCGATTAGGTATGGgtttttgaggaggaaggaggagggagggtttgagattgaggggttggtggatgcGCTCTATGGGACGGGGTTGAGCTCGCCGGTGCCGCCGTttggggggacgggggacTTTGATGTTGGGCCGAAAgggttggtgtttgtggcGAAGGATCCAAAGCTGGATCCGGCGATGTATACAAAGACTGATTTGTATTATCTGTCGCTGAAGGAGTTGGCGCAGGAGAAGCCGAAGCTGAGGTTGGTTGAGACGCCGGGGTTGGAAGGGTATTCACAGAGCCCGGTGTTTTCGAATGATGGAAACAAGATTGTGTTTACGCGGATGAGAAGCAAGCAGTATGAGAGCGATAAGACCCGTCTGCTTTTGGTCAAAGATCTCGACGAGTTGAAGGCGGAAGAGTTCTATGCCACTGAGGACGGCGAAGGTGGCTGGGACGCCCGTCCAGATGCCATCCTCTGGTCTGCCGACGACAAGACACTCTACGTCACAGCCGAACACAGAGCTCGCAACCTCATCTTTCAACTTCCCTCTACCCCATGCGAAGCTGGCAAGAAGCTACCCTCTGTCATTACGACAACCGACGGCTCTGTCAGCGATGTGCGCCTCCTCAGCACCACCGTCTCGGCCCACTCTCCTGTGGCCGGCAGGTTATTCGTAACTTCCACTTCTTTGGTGGACAACTCCTGCTACAGCATTGTCAATCCCTCTCAAAGCACGTTCCACATAGTTTCCTCCAACTCCAAGCAAGGGAAATCCTTCGGTCT is a window of Podospora pseudopauciseta strain CBS 411.78 chromosome 1, whole genome shotgun sequence DNA encoding:
- a CDS encoding hypothetical protein (COG:A; EggNog:ENOG503NZ5R); its protein translation is MATGVDAKLLKSTKFPPEFNQKVDMTKVNLQVMKKWIAGRITEILANEDDVVIELVFNLIESSRHPDIKALQIQLTGFLDKDTPGFCKEMWGLLLSAQDSPQGVPKELLEAKKLELLQEKREQEEARQKREDSENQRRDSFQRGFGGRGDRAERGRGAGGPRGGGRLGGDSWRGPGGRDDNRDRPFGRGRGGDERRSRSPPRYRDRGGRGGPRGGLRDSYVPGGRGSSPLRRGGRGMGDRRDDRRRRSRSRSRSPSVRSASSRSRSRSRSLSRSPSVDGKRRSYSRSASPPRRRRRSRSPLPYRDTVKRRRSPARDADRRSRSRSVASDRGSPSPKRRRYSPSSSRSRSRSRSRSRSRSRTRNRSRSLTRSPSKIRNRRYSRSPSYSSGSSRYSRSLSRSRSRSRSRSPPPRRSRGGSRSVSPDIKRHRSRSRSRSTGRSISPASSYGRRRSRSRSPRRRSRDRKRSRSGSRDKRGGRSRASSASSQLSKRDRSADGSGAEDRPPKAHHDDAAVSSQDQESKIDTEQREKELKEKIKQMRSSRSSDVVEANGA
- the EAF6 gene encoding chromatin modification-related protein eaf6 (EggNog:ENOG503Q3I8; BUSCO:EOG092658WS; COG:K), producing MVTENTTASNGGEGGGAATTKPVGNNATAGGHQNTPVKNESSAANGGGQQSQQSQQAQQQQQQQQQQQQQQQQQQQQQQQQQQQQQQQQAAAAAAAGIPYYEKQRAQLKELLAKRRALDKRLAAQEEHIFQKETEYLESTPHGNIIIGFDSYAKGGGGAGQGPGAPSSSAARRKGGGGGGGGMQGGVLNDANRVFSRSSISYNLAAQAQLAQQQAAEGVTPGSTPGPTPISGSFAGGDSSKVGTPTSAGGGNGGGSKAGKKGSSKRPVGRGAAGEGDGDSETDSRDAKKIRTGFGAGRK
- a CDS encoding hypothetical protein (COG:O; EggNog:ENOG503NW9P; MEROPS:MER0000263) — its product is MTLFSSLLRVSFHLFARFFTSEMGEAQDPRWDGYDDDDGSGGEEALAAAAGLSCFSMRGCSGEGKHLDGCGGAGAAPHLDGTNSTTAIVVSELKQLFPRSRRRLLFFPGVETTFFFVCFTTLFFLAFIINPAIASPVWRDSAGNMTIMATKFTPEVMLSAPRRSAAVPNGNGTLALYTVSTYSFGEHKRRSEVRVLTIANGQSSVVVEGSGASEPNWVGEEEFVWVEGVGEKGEMEIKWGDVRGNKGVVKRFEGGVGNVKVREVERGRRWVLGFTVVVTPGGEIYNPVTEEKGLSSGRVYDGLFVRHWDAWSSENKNSIRYGFLRRKEEGGFEIEGLVDALYGTGLSSPVPPFGGTGDFDVGPKGLVFVAKDPKLDPAMYTKTDLYYLSLKELAQEKPKLRLVETPGLEGYSQSPVFSNDGNKIVFTRMRSKQYESDKTRLLLVKDLDELKAEEFYATEDGEGGWDARPDAILWSADDKTLYVTAEHRARNLIFQLPSTPCEAGKKLPSVITTTDGSVSDVRLLSTTVSAHSPVAGRLFVTSTSLVDNSCYSIVNPSQSTFHIVSSNSKQGKSFGLSRLSVDDITFKGAGDYDVHALVMRPSNFDPKKKYPLCFLIHGGPQGAWADSWSTRWNPAVFAEQGYVVVSPNPTGSTGYGMALQNGIKGDWGGKPYNDLVNAFEYIQDNLDYVDTDRAVALGASYGGYMINWIQGHPLGRKFKALVCHDGVFSTSNQWSTEELFFPIHDFEGTIYENKEGYQKWDPANHLNEWATPELIIHSELDYRLPVTEGLAAFNVLQAKKVPSRLLVFPDENHWVLKPENSLVWHKTVLGWINKYSGIEDDAGAQVQAHQANVTKRKTERSDKETFANLVSKLAL